One genomic region from Paroceanicella profunda encodes:
- a CDS encoding ABC transporter ATP-binding protein: MDLSLLDIGHSYGRTRVLDAISLEIPAGQVLCIVGPSGCGKSTLLRMIGGLERPSQGRVMSRGEAPEGCLNPLTYVFQDFALLPWRTVAGNVALVLEDHGLGRARRAAIVADVLARTRLSEFAGALPRQLSGGMRQRVAIARALAVNPAVMLLDEPLSALDAQTRELLMEDLVGLWTRAPFTAVYVTHNLAEAVRLGHRIVVLSRRPGRIREIVTIDTPLAGRTTGDAGLEKVQAHLWDLMREEARAADAELLDV; the protein is encoded by the coding sequence ATGGACCTGTCCCTGCTCGACATCGGCCATTCCTATGGCCGGACCCGGGTGCTCGACGCCATATCTCTCGAGATCCCGGCCGGGCAGGTGCTGTGCATCGTCGGTCCCTCCGGCTGTGGCAAGTCCACCCTGCTGCGGATGATCGGCGGGCTGGAGCGCCCCTCGCAGGGCCGGGTGATGAGCCGGGGGGAGGCGCCCGAGGGCTGCCTCAACCCGCTCACCTACGTGTTCCAGGACTTCGCCCTGCTGCCCTGGCGCACGGTGGCCGGCAACGTGGCCCTGGTGCTGGAGGACCACGGGCTGGGCCGCGCCCGGCGCGCGGCGATCGTCGCGGACGTGCTGGCGCGCACCCGCCTGTCGGAGTTCGCCGGCGCCCTGCCGCGCCAGCTCTCGGGCGGCATGCGCCAGCGGGTTGCCATCGCGCGGGCACTGGCGGTGAACCCGGCGGTGATGCTGCTCGACGAGCCGCTCTCCGCGCTGGACGCGCAGACCCGCGAGCTGCTGATGGAGGATCTCGTCGGGCTCTGGACCCGGGCGCCCTTCACGGCCGTCTACGTCACCCATAATCTCGCCGAGGCGGTGCGGCTGGGCCACCGGATCGTGGTGCTCTCGCGCCGGCCCGGGCGCATCCGCGAGATCGTGACCATCGACACGCCGCTGGCCGGGCGCACCACCGGCGACGCCGGGCTGGAGAAGGTGCAGGCGCATCTGTGGGACCTGATGCGCGAGGAGGCTCGCGCGGCCGATGCGGAGCTGCTCGATGTCTGA
- a CDS encoding ABC transporter permease translates to MPFRGGGFRPGARRWVAPVLFVVIIALIEAGTRSGWISDLTLPKPSDVFATLVDLARSGLLWKHLGPSLGRLVVGASLGAGAGILVGLAIGLFTLARAGLVPLVAALFPIPKIALLPLFVIWFGIDETSKYALIAFGTFTPTVVATYGAVDAVDRGLIRMGQSFGLRWLSIVRKIVLPGALPGILSGLRVSLAIAIILLVAAEMLGAEYGIGAYILEAGALYDLEKLFAGVTVLSVLGLVVSFLIGRVERLLLGWRG, encoded by the coding sequence GTGCCGTTTCGCGGCGGCGGGTTCCGGCCCGGCGCCCGGCGCTGGGTGGCGCCGGTGCTCTTCGTGGTGATCATCGCGCTGATCGAGGCCGGCACGCGCTCGGGCTGGATCTCCGACCTCACGCTGCCGAAGCCCTCGGATGTCTTCGCCACGCTGGTGGATCTCGCCCGCTCCGGCCTGCTGTGGAAGCACCTCGGCCCGTCGCTGGGCCGGCTGGTGGTGGGGGCGAGCCTGGGCGCGGGCGCCGGCATCCTGGTGGGGCTGGCGATCGGGCTCTTCACCCTGGCGCGCGCCGGGCTCGTGCCGCTGGTCGCCGCGCTGTTCCCGATCCCGAAGATCGCACTGCTGCCGCTGTTCGTGATCTGGTTCGGCATCGACGAGACGTCGAAATACGCGCTGATCGCCTTCGGTACCTTCACGCCCACGGTTGTCGCCACCTATGGCGCGGTGGACGCGGTGGACCGCGGGCTGATCCGCATGGGCCAGAGCTTCGGCCTCCGCTGGCTCTCCATCGTGCGCAAGATCGTGCTGCCGGGGGCGCTGCCGGGCATCCTCTCGGGGCTCAGGGTGAGCCTTGCCATCGCCATCATCCTGCTGGTGGCCGCCGAGATGCTGGGTGCGGAATACGGCATCGGTGCCTATATCCTGGAGGCAGGGGCGCTCTACGACCTCGAGAAGCTCTTCGCCGGGGTCACGGTGCTGTCGGTGCTGGGGCTGGTGGTGAGTTTCCTCATCGGGCGGGTGGAGCGGCTGCTGCTCGGCTGGCGCGGCTGA
- a CDS encoding siderophore ferric iron reductase codes for MIAADPAGFLAALRDRAPLLSGEMGPCPPGWIAAGADNSAALAALVGALSLHEPGAGPAYWATRAWSMLEWQPAALAVYAVHGFGLLPALDSLSLRPQGALVAGFRLGRETLSQACEDTLVTLAGAALRAQMDVLLADLCAVARLKPANARRLLADRILFSLLRVARHVPGLDGPARLAALSEAWLEAAGLAGQSRLVPITLSGGRVQMVVDRKTCCLAYRSAAGTVCDSCPTRQDDATRFARMKEYWEHPDV; via the coding sequence ATGATCGCTGCCGATCCCGCCGGATTTCTCGCCGCCCTGCGTGACCGCGCGCCGCTGCTCTCCGGCGAGATGGGCCCCTGCCCGCCCGGCTGGATTGCGGCGGGAGCGGACAATTCCGCCGCCCTCGCCGCCCTGGTCGGAGCGCTGAGCCTGCATGAACCGGGCGCAGGGCCGGCCTACTGGGCCACCCGGGCCTGGAGCATGCTGGAGTGGCAGCCGGCGGCGCTGGCGGTCTATGCCGTGCACGGCTTCGGCCTGCTGCCCGCGCTCGACAGCCTCAGCCTGAGGCCGCAGGGGGCGCTGGTGGCGGGCTTCCGGCTCGGGCGGGAAACCCTGTCGCAGGCCTGCGAGGATACGCTCGTCACCCTCGCCGGCGCCGCCTTGCGCGCGCAGATGGACGTGCTGCTGGCCGATCTCTGCGCCGTCGCCCGGCTGAAACCGGCCAATGCCCGCCGCCTGCTGGCCGATCGCATCCTGTTCTCGCTGCTGCGCGTGGCCCGCCATGTGCCGGGCTTGGATGGGCCCGCCCGCCTCGCCGCCCTCTCCGAGGCCTGGCTGGAGGCGGCGGGGCTGGCCGGCCAGAGCCGGCTGGTGCCGATCACGCTCTCGGGCGGCCGGGTGCAGATGGTCGTCGACCGCAAGACCTGCTGCCTGGCCTATCGCAGCGCCGCCGGAACGGTGTGCGACAGCTGCCCGACCCGCCAGGACGATGCCACGCGCTTCGCCCGCATGAAGGAATACTGGGAGCATCCCGATGTCTGA
- a CDS encoding ABC transporter substrate-binding protein, whose protein sequence is MTTLTRRRLLGGIGAVAGVAGLTGLGLPARAAASKVNVGALRLVSHAPSFIAQERGYFAEAGLDVEFSFFQAAQPMAVAIASGDVGFGATAITGGLISLAQKGVAKVIGGALREEKGIPGQVILASNAAYEAGLTRPEALAGHSYGVTTAGSSFHYMGSRVARAAGVNPEELRFRPLQKVGAVIGALKSGQVDAWSIVPNIADGLVQAGAAKQIGLIADYIPDYQVTTLMCSAANAADEREKTAAFIAAFARGAADFNAALVDRSAGDADEIVAMIHKYVYEDDAPEVAARKIAAGAMRLSPGCALDMGSVEDQLDWFRAEGLVKDAVTTEMLVDPSYVDAA, encoded by the coding sequence ATGACGACATTGACACGCCGCCGGCTTCTCGGCGGCATCGGCGCCGTTGCCGGCGTCGCGGGGCTGACCGGGCTCGGCCTGCCGGCCCGTGCCGCTGCCAGCAAGGTGAACGTGGGCGCGCTGCGCCTGGTGAGCCACGCTCCCAGCTTTATCGCCCAGGAGCGCGGATATTTCGCCGAGGCCGGGCTCGACGTCGAATTCAGCTTCTTCCAGGCCGCCCAGCCCATGGCCGTGGCCATCGCCTCCGGCGACGTGGGCTTCGGGGCCACCGCCATCACCGGCGGCCTGATCAGCCTTGCGCAGAAAGGTGTGGCAAAAGTTATCGGCGGCGCGCTGCGCGAGGAAAAGGGCATCCCGGGCCAGGTGATCCTCGCCTCCAACGCCGCCTACGAGGCCGGGCTCACCCGTCCCGAGGCGCTGGCCGGCCACTCCTACGGGGTGACGACCGCCGGCTCCTCCTTCCACTACATGGGCTCGCGCGTGGCGCGCGCGGCCGGGGTGAACCCGGAGGAGCTGCGGTTCCGCCCGCTGCAGAAGGTGGGCGCGGTGATCGGGGCGCTGAAGTCGGGGCAGGTGGACGCCTGGTCCATCGTGCCCAACATCGCCGACGGGCTGGTCCAGGCGGGCGCGGCGAAGCAGATCGGCCTGATCGCCGATTACATCCCGGACTATCAGGTGACCACGCTGATGTGCTCGGCCGCCAACGCGGCTGATGAGCGCGAGAAGACGGCCGCCTTCATCGCGGCCTTCGCCCGGGGCGCCGCGGATTTCAACGCGGCCCTGGTGGACCGCAGCGCCGGAGACGCGGACGAGATCGTCGCGATGATCCACAAGTACGTCTACGAGGACGACGCGCCGGAGGTGGCCGCCAGGAAGATCGCCGCCGGCGCCATGCGCCTGTCTCCGGGCTGTGCGCTGGACATGGGCTCGGTGGAGGACCAGCTGGACTGGTTCCGCGCCGAGGGCCTGGTCAAGGACGCGGTGACCACGGAGATGCTGGTCGATCCGTCCTACGTGGACGCTGCCTGA
- a CDS encoding ABC transporter ATP-binding protein, which yields MSDPRPTAPSAAALAGRSLSPATAGLPNTSPATAGPAGGPAARPAALQAEGIAVRHGGRTTLRVPGLSLPGTGITAILGHNGSGKSTLMQILARQQVPQQGRVTLDGAPLEGFAQKALARRIAYLPQVLPDVAGLTLRELVLLGRYPWRGALARWQEEDHAAIAMAITRAGLDAHADAPVDRLSGGERQRAWVAMALAQDAPLLMLDEPTAALDLAHQYALLTLLRGLCDQAGRGVIAILHDINLAARFADRVIALRAGEVIFDGPPAEMMTPGVLARISGIELTLTRHPTRDHDVALVP from the coding sequence ATGTCTGACCCCCGCCCCACCGCACCCTCCGCCGCAGCCCTCGCCGGGCGCAGCCTTTCGCCCGCCACCGCCGGCCTTCCCAACACCAGCCCGGCCACCGCCGGCCCGGCCGGCGGCCCCGCCGCCCGTCCGGCGGCGCTGCAGGCCGAGGGCATCGCCGTGCGGCACGGCGGCCGCACCACGCTGCGGGTGCCCGGCCTCAGCCTGCCCGGCACTGGGATCACCGCGATCCTCGGGCACAACGGCTCCGGCAAGTCCACCCTGATGCAGATCCTCGCCCGCCAGCAGGTGCCGCAGCAGGGCCGCGTCACCCTCGACGGCGCGCCGCTGGAGGGGTTCGCCCAGAAGGCGCTGGCCCGGCGCATCGCCTATCTCCCGCAGGTGCTGCCGGATGTCGCCGGGCTCACCCTGCGTGAGCTGGTGCTGCTCGGGCGCTACCCCTGGCGCGGGGCGCTGGCGCGCTGGCAGGAGGAGGACCATGCCGCCATCGCCATGGCCATCACCCGGGCCGGGCTCGACGCGCATGCCGATGCGCCGGTCGACCGGCTGTCGGGCGGGGAACGCCAGCGGGCCTGGGTGGCGATGGCGCTGGCCCAGGACGCCCCGCTCCTGATGCTCGACGAACCCACGGCGGCGCTCGACCTCGCGCACCAGTACGCCCTGCTCACCCTGCTGCGGGGCCTGTGCGACCAGGCCGGGCGCGGGGTGATCGCCATCCTGCATGACATCAACCTGGCGGCGCGTTTCGCGGACCGGGTGATCGCGCTGCGCGCCGGCGAGGTGATCTTCGACGGCCCGCCGGCGGAGATGATGACCCCCGGCGTGCTGGCCCGGATCAGCGGGATCGAGCTCACCCTCACCCGCCACCCCACCCGGGATCACGACGTCGCCCTAGTCCCCTGA
- the rpe gene encoding ribulose-phosphate 3-epimerase yields MTFDRTIRIAPSILSADFAAFGAECEAIEAQGADWVHVDVMDGHFVPNLTFGPAMVKAIRPHVKTVMDVHLMIAPADPYLQAFAEAGADILTVHAEAGPHLHRSLQAVRGLGCKAGVALNPATPADAIDYVLDDIDLICVMTVNPGFGGQSFIASQVAKVRRLRAMVGDRPVHIEIDGGVTPETAPRVVAAGADVLVAGSGVFKGGSVANPGVYGDNIRAIRRAAEAARSA; encoded by the coding sequence ATGACCTTCGACCGCACGATCAGGATCGCGCCCTCCATCCTCTCGGCCGATTTCGCCGCCTTCGGCGCCGAATGCGAGGCCATCGAGGCGCAGGGCGCCGACTGGGTGCATGTGGACGTGATGGACGGCCATTTCGTGCCCAACCTCACCTTCGGCCCGGCGATGGTGAAGGCCATCCGCCCGCATGTGAAGACTGTGATGGACGTCCACCTGATGATCGCCCCGGCGGACCCCTACCTGCAGGCTTTCGCCGAGGCGGGGGCCGACATCCTCACCGTCCACGCCGAGGCGGGCCCGCACCTGCACCGCTCGCTGCAGGCGGTCCGCGGGCTGGGCTGCAAGGCCGGCGTGGCGCTGAACCCGGCCACCCCGGCGGACGCAATCGACTATGTGCTGGACGACATCGACCTCATCTGCGTGATGACCGTGAACCCGGGGTTCGGCGGCCAGAGCTTCATCGCGAGCCAGGTCGCGAAGGTGCGCCGGCTGCGCGCCATGGTCGGCGACCGGCCGGTGCATATCGAGATCGACGGCGGCGTGACCCCCGAGACCGCGCCGCGCGTGGTGGCGGCCGGGGCGGATGTGCTGGTCGCCGGCTCGGGCGTGTTCAAGGGCGGTTCGGTGGCGAACCCGGGTGTCTACGGCGACAACATCCGCGCCATCCGCAGGGCCGCCGAGGCCGCCCGCAGCGCCTGA